A genomic segment from Nocardia cyriacigeorgica GUH-2 encodes:
- a CDS encoding iron-containing redox enzyme family protein, with protein MSPAIEDHLVLPRPRGPLSEAMTQTLRGQPGNPVPPAGHIDPYSDDLHLALHTCYELHYHGFEGVDPDWEWDPGLLRLRAELEQAWSEALHDDVAGGRDLDGELDYLLTAPVDAPGVGRYLREHLDWTQLREYFVHRSIYHHKEADPYAWVIPRLRGQAKASLVAVEFDEFGGGRGERVHARLFADLLAGAGLDPGYLHYLDAVPTPMIALVNTMSLFGLHRKWRGALVGHFATVEITSPPGSARLVEVLERMGADPACVLFYREHVEADAVHEQVMRDGVIGDLAAREPALIPSMVFGIQATNLLEDRFGDHVVDCWRAGRSSLLDPSVLPSEPTTSTNDAG; from the coding sequence ATGTCCCCAGCGATCGAGGACCATCTCGTGCTGCCCCGGCCACGCGGCCCGCTGTCGGAGGCCATGACGCAGACATTGCGCGGGCAGCCCGGCAATCCGGTGCCGCCCGCCGGGCATATCGACCCGTACAGCGATGATCTGCACCTGGCCCTGCACACCTGCTATGAGCTGCACTATCACGGCTTCGAGGGGGTGGATCCGGACTGGGAGTGGGACCCGGGACTGCTGCGGCTGCGCGCCGAACTCGAGCAGGCCTGGTCGGAGGCACTGCACGACGACGTTGCCGGCGGCCGCGACCTCGACGGCGAACTCGACTATCTGCTCACCGCCCCGGTCGATGCCCCCGGCGTCGGCCGGTATCTGCGCGAGCACCTGGATTGGACTCAGCTGCGCGAATACTTCGTGCACCGCTCCATCTACCACCACAAGGAGGCCGACCCCTACGCCTGGGTGATTCCGCGGCTGCGCGGGCAGGCCAAGGCCTCACTGGTGGCGGTGGAGTTCGACGAGTTCGGCGGCGGGCGCGGCGAACGCGTGCACGCCCGGCTGTTCGCCGATCTGCTGGCCGGTGCCGGGCTCGACCCGGGCTACCTGCACTACCTGGATGCGGTGCCGACGCCGATGATCGCGCTGGTCAACACCATGTCGCTGTTCGGGCTGCACCGCAAATGGCGGGGTGCGCTGGTCGGGCATTTCGCCACCGTGGAGATCACCTCGCCGCCCGGTTCGGCGCGGCTGGTGGAGGTCCTCGAGCGGATGGGCGCCGATCCGGCCTGTGTGCTGTTCTATCGCGAGCACGTGGAGGCCGACGCCGTGCACGAGCAGGTCATGCGCGACGGCGTCATCGGCGATCTGGCCGCGCGCGAACCGGCCCTGATTCCGTCGATGGTGTTCGGCATCCAGGCGACCAATCTGCTCGAAGATCGTTTCGGTGATCACGTGGTCGATTGCTGGCGCGCCGGGCGCAGTTCGCTGCTGGATCCGTCGGTGCTGCCGAGCGAGCCGACGACCAGCACGAATGATGCGGGCTAA
- a CDS encoding ChaB family protein, protein MPKTTARGEAKRSELPSTLQRSSEKAQRTFAKAHDAALEEYGSESRAHRVAYSALKHSYEKVGDHWEPKERRGPSDERAESGGPNATGGTAEGVNANATKKHLINVAGRLEIAGRWKMTKSELIDAIEKTNRRKTAARRR, encoded by the coding sequence ATGCCGAAGACAACCGCACGCGGTGAGGCCAAGCGCTCGGAGTTGCCGAGCACACTGCAGCGTTCGAGTGAGAAGGCACAGCGAACCTTCGCCAAGGCCCACGACGCCGCTCTCGAGGAGTACGGCAGCGAATCACGGGCACACCGGGTGGCCTACAGCGCGCTCAAGCACAGCTACGAGAAGGTCGGCGACCACTGGGAGCCCAAGGAGCGCCGTGGTCCGTCCGACGAGCGGGCCGAGAGCGGCGGCCCGAACGCGACGGGCGGCACCGCCGAGGGCGTGAACGCCAACGCGACCAAGAAGCACCTGATCAACGTTGCCGGACGGCTGGAGATCGCCGGTCGCTGGAAGATGACCAAGAGCGAACTCATCGACGCCATCGAGAAGACCAACCGGCGCAAGACCGCGGCCCGGCGCCGCTGA
- a CDS encoding glucose 1-dehydrogenase, with the protein MRALTVDPNGTESLRLDELPEPEPGPGELLVDGVAVGVCGTDREIAGAGYGWPPPGKDRLILGHESLGRVRTAPDGSDFAAGDLVVGVVRRPDPVPCGACARGEFDNCRNGRYTERGIKELDGYAAEQWCVEPEYAVALDPRLQRAGVLMEPASVVAKAWEQVERIGERGWFEPARVLVTGAGPIGLLAALLGSQRGLDVHVLDRVEHGVKPRLVGDLGATYHHGDAAAIAERLRADIIIEATGANEVVFAAMGNTAPFGVVCLTGVSPMGRLIDVDAGAMHRDIVLENDVVVGSVNANLRHYHLAADAIAAADPGWLDRLITRRLPVAKFADAFTPDPDDVKVVITLDAH; encoded by the coding sequence ATGCGCGCGCTCACCGTCGACCCGAACGGCACCGAATCACTGCGGCTGGACGAGCTGCCCGAGCCCGAACCCGGCCCGGGTGAACTGCTCGTCGACGGTGTCGCGGTCGGTGTCTGCGGCACCGACCGCGAGATCGCCGGCGCCGGCTACGGCTGGCCACCACCGGGCAAGGACCGGCTGATCCTCGGCCACGAATCCCTGGGCCGGGTGCGTACCGCGCCCGACGGCAGCGATTTCGCCGCCGGTGACCTCGTCGTTGGCGTCGTGCGCCGCCCCGATCCGGTGCCATGCGGGGCGTGCGCGCGCGGGGAGTTCGACAATTGCCGCAACGGCCGCTACACCGAACGCGGCATCAAGGAACTCGACGGCTACGCCGCCGAACAGTGGTGTGTGGAGCCCGAATACGCGGTCGCCCTCGATCCGCGGCTGCAGCGGGCGGGCGTGCTGATGGAACCGGCGAGCGTGGTCGCCAAGGCGTGGGAGCAGGTCGAACGCATCGGCGAGCGCGGCTGGTTCGAGCCCGCGCGGGTGCTGGTCACCGGCGCCGGCCCGATCGGTCTGCTCGCCGCGCTGCTCGGCAGCCAACGCGGACTCGACGTCCACGTGCTGGACCGCGTCGAGCACGGCGTCAAACCGCGCCTGGTCGGCGATCTCGGCGCCACCTACCACCACGGCGACGCCGCCGCGATCGCCGAACGGCTGCGTGCCGACATCATCATCGAAGCGACCGGAGCCAACGAGGTGGTCTTCGCCGCCATGGGCAATACCGCCCCCTTCGGCGTGGTGTGCCTGACCGGCGTATCACCGATGGGCCGGTTGATCGACGTCGACGCGGGTGCGATGCATCGCGACATCGTGCTGGAGAACGACGTCGTCGTCGGCTCGGTCAATGCCAACCTGCGCCACTACCATCTCGCCGCCGACGCCATCGCCGCCGCCGACCCGGGCTGGCTCGACCGCCTCATCACCCGCCGCCTCCCCGTGGCGAAGTTCGCCGATGCGTTCACCCCCGACCCCGATGACGTCAAGGTCGTCATCACCCTCGATGCGCACTGA
- a CDS encoding zinc-binding dehydrogenase, producing the protein MKITGAVLEESGRARPFARSRPITVGEVELSPPGPTELLVRIEAAGVCHSDLSVVDGNRLRPTPMLLGHEAAGIVEATGDAVTDLVPGQRVVMSFLPRCEQCEACAEDGRLPCSAGTLTNNAGELLHHSRHLTRDGETVHHHLGVSGFATHAVIDRASAVPVDADIPPDVAAVLGCAVLTGGGAVLNVAKPAPSDSVMVVGLGGVGMAAVITAKAQDVRQIIAVDTVADKLEQAKALGATEVYTPEQIAEAGIKARYVIECAGHPRAFETAFAATRSGGTTITVGLPAPAARASISPLTITAEARTVIGSYLGSAVPARDIPRYAQMWRDGKLPVDKLISSRIALTEINEAMDLLADGLAIRQVIMFDQPEQANA; encoded by the coding sequence ATGAAGATCACCGGAGCTGTCCTCGAGGAATCCGGCCGGGCCCGGCCGTTCGCCCGATCGCGGCCGATCACCGTGGGCGAGGTCGAACTCAGCCCGCCCGGGCCCACCGAACTGCTGGTTCGCATCGAGGCGGCGGGCGTGTGCCATTCGGATCTGAGCGTGGTCGACGGCAACCGGCTGCGGCCGACGCCGATGCTGCTCGGACACGAGGCGGCGGGCATTGTGGAAGCCACCGGCGACGCCGTCACCGACCTGGTGCCCGGCCAGCGCGTGGTGATGTCGTTCCTGCCACGCTGCGAACAGTGCGAGGCCTGCGCCGAGGACGGGCGGCTGCCGTGTTCGGCGGGCACCCTCACCAACAACGCGGGCGAACTGCTGCACCATTCGCGGCACCTGACCCGCGACGGCGAAACCGTGCACCATCATCTCGGGGTCTCCGGATTCGCCACCCACGCCGTGATCGACCGCGCCTCGGCGGTCCCGGTCGACGCCGATATCCCGCCGGATGTCGCCGCGGTGCTGGGCTGCGCCGTCCTCACCGGTGGCGGTGCGGTGCTCAATGTGGCCAAGCCGGCGCCATCGGATTCGGTGATGGTGGTCGGGCTCGGCGGAGTCGGCATGGCGGCGGTGATCACCGCGAAGGCGCAGGACGTGCGCCAGATCATCGCGGTCGATACGGTCGCGGACAAACTGGAGCAGGCCAAGGCGCTGGGCGCCACCGAGGTCTACACCCCCGAGCAGATCGCCGAGGCCGGCATCAAGGCCCGCTACGTCATCGAATGCGCCGGCCATCCGCGTGCCTTCGAAACCGCTTTCGCCGCAACCCGATCCGGCGGCACGACGATCACCGTGGGCCTGCCCGCGCCGGCCGCGCGCGCCTCGATCTCACCGTTGACGATCACCGCCGAAGCACGCACGGTGATCGGCAGCTACCTCGGTTCGGCCGTCCCCGCGCGCGATATCCCCCGCTACGCGCAGATGTGGCGGGACGGGAAATTGCCGGTGGACAAGCTCATTTCGTCGCGCATCGCGCTGACCGAGATCAACGAGGCGATGGATCTGCTCGCCGACGGCCTGGCGATCCGCCAGGTCATCATGTTCGATCAGCCCGAGCAGGCGAACGCGTGA
- a CDS encoding LysR family transcriptional regulator, with translation MADDVLDPRRLRQFLAVAEHMNMSRAAAELHLTQQAVSSTIKTLERDLGVRLLHRSGRRISLTPAGAALRAGARPVIDAAAALARDTRQAADAGRRAHLAIAHTPAISSEEVFDLTAGVRAAYPDASITARPCFPDELVAALRDGSADVALRRGATSPDDVAAAVIAYTPLHVAVAATHRLAQHTTLTMDQLAGERLIVWGPPGTSFYADYLLSVCRRAGFEPPVVVNHIQGTAPTTAVIGSDCFAFVTAEPGTYHHGQAVVRSIDQPPVAPVQALWLRHTESALRRAFLGGPQASQDGAAAGDGEAGAGDVAAVVAGE, from the coding sequence ATGGCTGACGACGTGCTGGATCCGCGTCGGCTCCGGCAATTCCTGGCGGTCGCCGAGCACATGAACATGAGCCGGGCAGCGGCCGAACTGCATCTCACCCAGCAGGCGGTGAGTAGCACGATCAAGACCCTCGAACGGGATCTGGGGGTGCGGTTGCTGCATCGGTCCGGCCGCCGGATCTCGCTGACTCCGGCCGGTGCGGCCCTGCGCGCGGGCGCCAGGCCGGTGATCGATGCCGCGGCGGCGTTGGCCCGCGACACCAGGCAAGCCGCCGATGCCGGTCGACGAGCCCACCTGGCGATCGCCCACACGCCGGCGATCTCCTCGGAGGAGGTATTCGACCTGACCGCCGGGGTGCGCGCCGCATACCCCGACGCCTCGATCACCGCGCGCCCCTGCTTTCCGGACGAACTCGTCGCCGCACTGCGCGACGGGTCGGCCGACGTGGCATTGCGGCGCGGCGCCACCTCACCCGACGACGTCGCCGCCGCCGTGATCGCCTACACCCCACTGCATGTGGCCGTGGCGGCCACGCACCGGCTGGCGCAGCACACCACGCTGACGATGGACCAGCTGGCCGGCGAACGGCTCATCGTGTGGGGCCCGCCCGGCACCTCGTTCTACGCCGACTACCTGCTGTCGGTGTGCCGGCGCGCCGGATTCGAGCCGCCCGTCGTCGTCAACCACATCCAGGGCACCGCGCCGACGACCGCGGTGATCGGCAGCGACTGCTTCGCCTTCGTGACCGCCGAACCGGGCACCTATCACCACGGGCAGGCGGTGGTGCGCTCGATCGATCAGCCGCCGGTCGCCCCGGTGCAGGCGCTGTGGTTGCGGCACACCGAATCCGCGTTGCGGCGTGCGTTTCTCGGTGGGCCGCAGGCGTCACAGGATGGGGCGGCCGCCGGTGACGGCGAGGCGGGCGCCGGAGATGTAGCTGCCGTCGTCGCAGGCGAGTAG
- a CDS encoding HemK2/MTQ2 family protein methyltransferase: MRLICAPGVYRPQADSWLLARALTEAGLAPGGRVLDLCTGTGAVAIAAAKAGAATVTAVDISRAAVLSAWMNIRLRRLAVELVHGDFRTVMHNRRFDVVLANPPYVPVAEGSRSRLGARAWDAGDRGRALLDPLCARLPSLLDHNGVALLVQSAISGPHITVSRLRAGGLKAAVVARSRIPFGPIMRSRAQWLAEQGLIEPGQRHEELVVIRADRTKP, from the coding sequence ATGAGACTCATTTGCGCCCCAGGCGTGTACCGCCCGCAGGCCGATTCCTGGCTGCTCGCCCGCGCCCTGACCGAGGCCGGGCTGGCACCCGGCGGACGGGTGCTCGATCTGTGTACCGGCACCGGCGCCGTCGCGATCGCCGCGGCCAAGGCCGGTGCCGCGACCGTGACCGCGGTCGACATCTCCCGCGCGGCCGTGCTCTCGGCCTGGATGAACATCCGGCTGCGCAGGCTCGCCGTCGAACTGGTGCACGGCGATTTCCGCACCGTCATGCACAATCGCCGTTTCGACGTGGTGCTGGCCAACCCGCCGTATGTTCCGGTCGCCGAGGGCAGCCGGTCCCGCTTGGGCGCACGGGCCTGGGACGCCGGCGATCGCGGCCGGGCCCTGCTCGACCCGCTGTGCGCCCGGCTGCCGAGCCTTCTCGACCACAACGGGGTCGCCCTGCTGGTGCAATCGGCGATCAGCGGGCCGCACATCACCGTGTCCCGGTTGCGGGCCGGCGGGCTGAAGGCGGCCGTGGTGGCACGCTCCCGGATTCCGTTCGGGCCGATCATGCGTTCGCGGGCGCAGTGGCTGGCCGAGCAAGGCCTGATCGAACCCGGTCAGCGACATGAGGAATTGGTGGTGATCCGTGCCGACCGAACCAAGCCCTGA
- a CDS encoding SDR family oxidoreductase, with protein MTDTLAGKSAVVAAGAKNLGGLISTTLAERGANVLVHYNSASTEADAEKTVAAIEAAGAKAATYQGDLTVPANVTALFDAAADAFGTVDIAVNTVGKVLRKPILDTTEAEYDAMFDINAKAAYFFLQEAGKRLADGGRIVTVVTSLLAAFTDGYSTYAGAKSPVEHFTRAAAKEFAARGIAVNNVAPGPMDTPFFYPQETPERVEFHKSQAMGGRLTRIDDIAPLVEFLVTDGGWITGQTIFANGGYTTR; from the coding sequence ATGACCGACACACTGGCAGGCAAATCCGCCGTCGTCGCCGCGGGCGCGAAGAACCTGGGCGGCCTGATCAGCACCACCCTCGCCGAGCGCGGTGCCAACGTGCTGGTGCACTACAACAGCGCGAGCACCGAAGCCGACGCCGAGAAGACCGTGGCCGCCATCGAAGCAGCGGGCGCGAAAGCGGCCACATACCAGGGCGACCTCACCGTGCCGGCGAATGTGACCGCTCTGTTCGACGCCGCCGCCGACGCGTTCGGCACCGTCGATATCGCTGTGAACACTGTCGGCAAGGTATTGCGCAAACCGATCCTCGACACCACCGAGGCCGAGTACGACGCCATGTTCGACATCAATGCCAAGGCCGCCTACTTCTTCCTGCAAGAAGCGGGCAAACGGCTGGCCGACGGCGGACGCATCGTTACCGTCGTCACCTCACTGCTGGCCGCGTTCACCGACGGCTACTCCACCTATGCCGGTGCCAAGAGCCCGGTCGAACACTTCACCCGCGCCGCCGCCAAGGAATTCGCCGCGCGCGGCATCGCCGTCAACAATGTCGCCCCAGGCCCGATGGACACGCCGTTCTTCTACCCGCAGGAAACCCCGGAGCGCGTCGAGTTCCACAAATCGCAGGCGATGGGTGGGCGCCTGACCCGCATCGACGACATCGCGCCGCTGGTGGAATTCCTGGTCACCGACGGCGGCTGGATCACCGGCCAGACCATCTTCGCCAACGGCGGCTACACCACC
- a CDS encoding CDGSH iron-sulfur domain-containing protein has translation MPTEPSPEPTRVRFTKDGPALVDGPVELVTADGRIVRSDRFQVAICLCKRSKCYPLCDTSHRRHRRE, from the coding sequence GTGCCGACCGAACCAAGCCCTGAACCCACGCGCGTGCGGTTCACCAAGGACGGTCCCGCCCTCGTCGACGGCCCGGTCGAGCTGGTCACCGCCGACGGGCGCATCGTGCGCTCGGATCGTTTCCAGGTCGCGATCTGCCTGTGTAAGCGCTCCAAGTGTTATCCGCTGTGCGACACCAGCCACCGCAGGCATCGCCGGGAATGA
- a CDS encoding SDR family oxidoreductase — translation MGFPEQQQKVPGIQAQMQPRPDCGEDSYRGSGKMTGKATVVTGADSGIGRAVAIAFAREGADVLISYLDEHEDAQEVAELVEQAGRRAELVPGDLADPEHCRAVIEHAVREFGHIDVLVSNAAYQMTHETLDEISAEEFDYTFRVNVGAYFHLVKAAVPHMPPGSSIIGSSSVNSDMPSPTLAPYAATKAAIANFSASLAQMLGEQGIRVNSVAPGPIWTPLIPSTMPVEKVTAFGDDVPLGRAGQPAELAAAYVLLACDDGSYISGARLAVTGGRPIL, via the coding sequence ATGGGCTTTCCCGAACAGCAGCAAAAGGTTCCCGGCATCCAGGCACAGATGCAGCCGCGCCCGGACTGCGGGGAGGACAGCTATCGCGGCTCGGGCAAGATGACCGGCAAAGCCACCGTGGTCACCGGCGCCGACAGCGGTATCGGCCGGGCGGTCGCCATCGCCTTCGCCCGCGAAGGCGCCGATGTGCTCATCTCCTATCTCGACGAGCACGAAGACGCGCAGGAAGTGGCGGAGCTGGTGGAGCAGGCGGGCCGGCGCGCGGAGCTGGTGCCCGGCGACCTCGCCGATCCCGAGCACTGCCGCGCCGTCATCGAGCACGCCGTGCGCGAATTCGGGCATATCGATGTGCTGGTCAGCAATGCCGCCTATCAGATGACCCACGAAACGCTCGATGAGATCAGCGCCGAGGAATTCGACTACACCTTCCGGGTCAACGTCGGCGCCTACTTCCATCTGGTGAAGGCCGCGGTGCCGCATATGCCGCCTGGCTCGTCGATCATCGGCAGTTCCTCGGTGAATTCCGACATGCCCTCCCCGACGCTGGCGCCCTACGCCGCGACCAAAGCAGCGATCGCCAATTTCTCGGCCAGCCTCGCCCAGATGCTGGGCGAGCAGGGCATCCGCGTCAACAGCGTGGCGCCCGGCCCGATCTGGACTCCGCTGATCCCGTCGACCATGCCGGTGGAGAAGGTCACCGCTTTCGGCGACGACGTCCCGCTCGGCCGCGCCGGCCAGCCCGCTGAACTGGCCGCCGCCTACGTCCTACTCGCCTGCGACGACGGCAGCTACATCTCCGGCGCCCGCCTCGCCGTCACCGGCGGCCGCCCCATCCTGTGA
- a CDS encoding NAD-dependent succinate-semialdehyde dehydrogenase — protein MSPVDQALADLPTGHFIDGHWTDHPATLAVENPATATTLTHVADADPATGLAALDAAARAQSAWADTDPRARSDILMAAFALLHERADQFATLITLEMGKPLAEARGEVAYGAEFLRWFAEQGVRASGSYQRAPAGGNRIMTLKQPVGPVFAITPWNFPLAMGTRKIAPALAAGCTVVIKPAPQTPLTMLALMTVLDEAGLPPGVVNCVTTSAAPQLSQPIITDPRLRKLTFTGSTAVGRALTAQAAERMLRVSMELGGNAPFVVLASADLDRAVAGAVAAKMRNTGEACTAANLFLVHESLAEEFARRLADALAALTVGNGLDAGTDVGPLIDAAAVTKVSALVEDATDRGARVLTGGKTLPGPGHFVEPTVLADLDPDSAILTGEIFGPIAPIRTFTTTGEAVAMANDTDAGLIGYVFAENIGEALTVAERLETGMIGLNSGVVSNPAAPFGGVKSSGLGREGGAEGLEEYLETKYIGIAL, from the coding sequence GTGAGCCCCGTCGATCAGGCCCTGGCCGACCTGCCCACCGGACACTTCATCGACGGTCACTGGACCGATCACCCGGCCACTCTCGCCGTCGAGAACCCCGCCACCGCAACGACGCTGACCCACGTCGCCGACGCCGACCCGGCCACCGGTCTGGCCGCGCTCGACGCCGCCGCGCGCGCCCAATCCGCCTGGGCCGACACCGATCCGCGGGCCCGCAGCGACATCCTGATGGCCGCGTTCGCGCTGCTACACGAGCGCGCCGACCAGTTCGCCACCCTGATCACCCTGGAAATGGGCAAGCCGCTGGCCGAGGCGCGCGGTGAGGTCGCCTACGGCGCGGAGTTCTTGCGCTGGTTCGCCGAACAGGGCGTGCGCGCGTCGGGCAGCTATCAGCGCGCACCGGCCGGCGGCAACCGGATCATGACGCTGAAACAGCCCGTCGGGCCGGTCTTCGCGATCACGCCGTGGAATTTCCCGCTCGCCATGGGCACCCGCAAGATCGCGCCCGCACTGGCAGCCGGGTGCACGGTGGTGATCAAACCGGCACCGCAGACACCGTTGACCATGCTGGCATTGATGACGGTGCTGGACGAGGCCGGGCTGCCACCGGGGGTGGTCAACTGCGTGACGACCTCCGCGGCCCCGCAACTGTCGCAGCCGATCATCACCGATCCGCGCCTGCGCAAGCTCACCTTCACCGGCTCCACCGCCGTCGGGCGCGCGCTCACCGCGCAGGCCGCCGAGCGGATGCTGCGGGTGTCGATGGAACTCGGCGGCAACGCACCGTTCGTGGTGCTGGCGTCGGCGGATCTCGATCGCGCCGTCGCCGGAGCCGTCGCCGCCAAAATGCGCAATACCGGCGAGGCCTGCACGGCCGCCAACCTGTTCCTGGTGCACGAATCGCTGGCCGAGGAGTTCGCGCGCCGCCTGGCCGACGCGCTCGCCGCGCTCACGGTCGGCAACGGCCTGGACGCAGGCACCGACGTCGGGCCACTCATCGACGCCGCCGCAGTCACCAAGGTGAGCGCCCTGGTCGAGGACGCCACCGACCGCGGCGCCCGCGTGCTCACCGGCGGCAAAACCCTCCCCGGCCCCGGCCATTTCGTCGAACCGACGGTGCTGGCCGACCTGGACCCGGACTCGGCGATCCTGACCGGAGAGATCTTCGGCCCGATCGCCCCGATCCGCACCTTCACCACCACCGGCGAAGCGGTGGCGATGGCCAACGACACCGATGCCGGGCTCATCGGCTACGTGTTCGCCGAGAACATCGGCGAGGCCCTCACCGTCGCCGAGCGGCTGGAGACCGGGATGATCGGCCTCAACTCCGGCGTCGTCTCCAACCCGGCCGCACCGTTCGGCGGGGTGAAGTCCTCGGGCCTGGGCCGCGAGGGCGGCGCCGAAGGTCTCGAGGAGTATCTGGAGACCAAGTACATCGGGATCGCGCTGTGA
- a CDS encoding DUF6328 family protein, with amino-acid sequence MPVRRTHSTGNARPRRAGIRRGSSTAGADHDTWNWHARAETPTQRLDRNWAHLLQELRVLQTGVQLLTGFLMILPFQSSFDSLDSGMRAVYLVTAGAAVGGTIFLVAPVSWHRLLFRRHRLQTIVTAAHRYTLAGLALLGVAMCGVTTLIVDVVVGPVAAIVTGAATAAVFVVVWLVAPMRRRLGEMNSARSVHRHNGH; translated from the coding sequence ATGCCGGTACGTCGCACACATTCCACGGGTAATGCCCGTCCACGACGTGCGGGCATACGACGCGGTAGTTCCACCGCGGGCGCCGACCACGACACCTGGAACTGGCACGCTCGTGCCGAAACCCCTACGCAACGACTAGACCGGAACTGGGCGCACCTGCTGCAAGAGCTGCGCGTCCTCCAGACCGGCGTGCAGTTGCTGACTGGTTTCCTGATGATCCTGCCGTTCCAGTCCTCGTTCGATTCGCTCGACAGCGGCATGCGCGCGGTGTATCTGGTCACCGCGGGCGCGGCGGTCGGCGGCACCATCTTCCTGGTCGCGCCGGTGTCGTGGCATCGGCTGCTGTTTCGCCGGCACCGCTTGCAGACGATCGTGACCGCGGCGCATCGCTACACACTGGCCGGGCTGGCGCTGCTGGGTGTGGCGATGTGCGGGGTGACCACGCTGATCGTCGACGTGGTCGTCGGGCCGGTCGCGGCCATCGTCACCGGCGCGGCGACGGCCGCGGTGTTCGTCGTGGTGTGGCTGGTGGCGCCGATGCGGCGACGACTGGGTGAGATGAACTCGGCACGCAGCGTCCACCGGCACAACGGGCACTAG